GAGATGACCACATCTGGATTTTTCTTGGTCAAATAAAAATCAGGATCATCTCGAAAGGCATTAAAAAGTTTCGAGGCAACACGCCTACTTTGGGGTTTGCCATTGGCAATAATAGCTACCTTCATCTCATCCGAAGAGGTCTTCATCTGTGTCATCACTATTTCCTACACTATCCTTCAAAGTTCTATTAATTGGATCAAAGAGCAACTGGGCTTCTCTAATATCATCACGTATCTTCCGCATTTCTTCGTCAAGCTCATAAGCCATGCGGGCCGTAGTTTCCAAGCGAAGTTTAATCTCCTCAGGAAAATTCCCCTGATACTTGTAATTAAGGGAATGTTCAATGGTGGCCCAAAAGTTCATGGCCAAAGTCCTAATCTGAATCTCTGCAAGAATCTCCTTACGACCATCTATGGTATCAACGGGATAAGAGATAATAACATGATAAGAACGATAACCCGAATTTTTACGGTTTCTGATATAGTCTCGTTCTGAAACAATAGTCATATCACTACGATGACGAAGCAAAGCCAAAACCTCATCCACATCATCGACAAATTGGACCATGACTCGGAGACCAGCGATATCCTGCATATCTTGAGCTAAATTTTCAATCGAAAGGCCACGAAGGGCGATTTTCTCCTCAATGGAAGCCACTGACTTCACACGTCCGGTCACAAACTCAATAGGCGAGTGACGATTTTGCTTACGAAATTGTTTACGAATGCCTCGGAGCTTGATTTTGAGCTCACCTACGGCCTGAATATAGGGGTCTAGAAATTCTTCCCAATCCATGGTCAAGATAGGACTCCTCCTTGTCAAAAGCTTTAGTTTTTTATAAAATAAATACAATCTGTTATATTATACCACATTTGAAAGCACAAGGGAGGACACACATGAACCATTTAGAGATAGAGTACAAGACTCTACTCACCAAAGACGAGTACAATCGTTTAGCGATGCTTTTCTCCCATGTGACACCTGTTACGCAAACAAACTACTACATCGACACTCCTCAGAGTGACATGAGAAATAAAAAGTTGTCTTTGCGTATTAGGACACTTCCCACTCATGGTGAGCTGACCTTGAAAATCCCTGAAAAAGTCGGGAACATGGAGTACAACGTTACCATGGATTCTGCGGATGCTAAGGCTTTGACTAAGTCGCTGGACTTTCCTGATTGTCAAATCAAATCCATTCTTTTAGAACGTGGGGTTAAACTAGAGGACCTAACCATCCTCGGACATTTGACCACAACTCGTCGCGAATACCAGACCAACATCGGCCTCATGGCTCTTGATGTCAATGTCTATGCTGACAAGAAAGATTACGAGCTTGAACTAGAAGTTTCGGATGCTGAGAAAGGTAAAGACGACTTTGATGCCTTTCTTAAAGAAAATAATATTGACTTTAAGTATGCCAAGAGTAAGGTTGCACGCTTTGTAGCTACCCTCAAACGAGACAAAGACTAAAATTTAGACAAGGAGTTGGCTCCTTGTTTTTTTTTATTTTAAACACATGTAGCTTCAAATGCCACAAGTATTTAGAACTCCAGAGGGTAATAGATTTCTCTAAAAACGCATACAAAGGCGTTTTATCTAACAAAGGTTCGGTATTTTTCACTAATACCACACTTTGAAGGCTGAAATTTCTGCTTCTTTTTGCTAAAATAGAACTATCTGTAGTTTTATTACAATAGCCCTAACTGGGCTTAGCATCTTATTTTTTTAAAGGAGTCACCATCGTCATGGTACATCAAAAAGCAAACCCACAATTGAAATTGTTCTCGCTCAGCTCAAACCCAGAAATTGCTGAAAAAATTGCTGAGGCTACTGGATTGCCACTTGGTAAAGTATCTTCACGTCAATTTTCTGACGGTGAAATCATGATCAACATTGAAGAGTCTGTTCGTGGGGACGATATCTATATCATCCAATCTACTAGCAACCCTGTTAACGACCACCTTTGGGAATTGCTCATCATGATTGATGCCTGCAAACGTGCCAGTGCTAACTCTGTCAACGTTGTTATGCCTTACTTTGGTTATGCACGTCAAGACCGTATCGCTGCGTCACGTGAACCAATCACTGCTAAATTGATAGCCAATATGCTAGTTAAAGCTGGTGTCAATCGTGTCTTGACGCTTGACCTTCACGCTGTCCAAGTTCAAGGATTCTTCGATATCCCAGTAGATAACCTCTTCACAATGCCTTTGTTTGCTGAATACTACAACAAAAAAGGATTTACAGGAAGTGATGTTGTCGTTGTTAGCCCTAAAAACTCAGGTGTTAAACGTGCTCGTAGCTTGGCGGACTACCTTGATGCACCAATCGCTATCATTGACTACGCTCAAGATGATTCAGAACGTGAAGAAGGCTACATCATCGGTGAGGTTGAAGGAAAAACAGCAATCTTGGTTGATGATATCCTTAACACTGGTAAAACGTTTGCTGAAGCTGCTAAAATCCTTGAACGTGGTGGCGTTAAAGACATCTATGCAGTAGCTAGTCACGGTCTCTTTGCAGGAGGTGCTGCTGAAGTCCTCAACGCTGCTCCAATTAAAGAAATCTTGGTGACAGATTCAGTTGCAACTAAAGAAAAAGTTCCTACAAACGTTAAATACATTTCAGCAAGTAAGCTAATCGCTAACGCTACTACTCGTATTTTCGAACGTCAACCACTTAGCCCACTCTTTGCTTACACTGCAAACGAGGACTAAGCTATGGTTTATTTGGACAATGCAGCAACAACTCCTTTAAATACTGCTGCTATTTCAGCTATGACACATGTCATGACTGAAACCTTTGGGAATCCATCCAGCCTCCATGCTTACGGTCGACGGGCTTCTAAGGAACTTCGTGAAGCCCGTGAAGAAATGGCCAAATACTTTGAAGTCCCTGCTCGTAAGCTTATTTTCACTTCTGGGGGGACCGAAGGAAACAATACAGCTATCAAAGGTTACGCCCTAGCCAATCAAGCTAAAGGTAAGCACCTGATTACAACTGCTATTGAACACCACTCTGTCCTTCACACCATGGCCTACTTGGAAGAGCGTTTTGGTTTTGAAGTAACCTATATTCAACCAGAAAATCAAGTCATTACTGCTCAACAAATCGCTGATGCCTTGCGTGACGATACTATTCTAGTTTCTGTTATGTATGCCAATAACGAGACCGGCCAATTGCTTCCTATCAAGGAAATTGGTGACTTGCTTGCCAATCACCAAGCTGCCTTCCACGTTGATGCCGTTCAGGTAGCAGGAAAACTTCCTATTCACCCAGAGGAACTTGGAGCTGATTTTCTCTCTATTAGTGCCCATAAATTCCATGGACCTAAAGGTATCGGCCTGCTCTATCATAACGATTTGCATTTTGACAACCTACTCCATGGTGGTGAACAAGAGGAAAAACGTCGTGCCAGCACTGAAAATCTGGTCGGGATTGCAGGTATGACCGCTGCTTACAAACATGCTAGCGACCACTACCAAGACAATTACCAGCATGTTGAAAAGATTCGTCAGGCCTTTCTAGATACCCTTACCATTCCTTATGAAATTAATGGTGGAGGACCTAGCCTACCTCACGTCATCAACATCAGTTTTCCTGGTAAGGAAAATGGGCCTCTCTTAACCTTGTTAGACTTAGCTGGCTTTGCTGTTTCAACGGGTTCTGCTTGTACCGCTGGAACTGTTGACCCTAGCCACGTCATCCAAGCCCTCTATGGCAAGGAGTCTGACAAGTTAAAAACAGCTATCCGCATTAGTTTATCAGAGGAAAATACCGCTGAAGAACTCCAAGCTCTAGCAGAAAAACTTAATCAAATCATAGGAGACTAACATGGCATTTGAAAAAAGCATTCATTTGACTGACTGTAAATACCGTTACACCATCAGTCCTAATGTCAAAAAATTCACCCTACGTGATACGACTTTTGTGCAAAATAAAATCGGAAACTACGAGTTGCACCGCCTTCTCGAAAAAGTGCCTAACTCAGGCGAAGGTTTCCCACTCAAAATCACTATTAACAAAGACTTGACTGGTTTCAAATTGTCGATTACAGACAAATCTGGCCTTCGTAACGTTAATATCTTTAAAAATGAAGATCATCACATCTTGCAAGAGAAATTCTATTTCTTGATGCAGAGTTTGGTTGATCGTAACGTTTTCGAGCAAGAAGAAGTCTAAACTTCTTTCTTACTACATAGAAATAGCCTATCCTTGTGATAGGTTTTTTATATCGCCTCATCTACACTATTTTGTTGCAATCTTCACAAACTTTTCTTAAAATATAAGAGAATCATACTAATTGAAGAAAGGAAAGCGATCAATGACATTTGAGAAAAACATCCCAAACGCCACTGCCAAACGTCTCTCTCTCTACTATCGTATTTTCAAGCGATTCCATCGTGAAAATATTGACAAAGCAAGCTCTAAACAAATTGCTGAAGCGATTGGGATTGACCCAGCTACTGTTCGTCGAGACTTCTCTTATTTTGGTGAGCTAGGTCGTCGTGGCTTTGGTTATGACGTGAACAAACTAATGACATTTTTCGCGGAACTCCTTAATGACAATGCGACAACTAAGGTCCTCCTTGTAGGGGTGGGGAATGTCGGACGTGCCCTCCTCCACTACCGTTTTCAAGAGCGCAATCGCATGCAGCTAGTTATGGCTTTTGATACAGATGATAATGAATTAGTAGGGACACAAACCGAAGATAAGATCCCTATCTATGGTATCTCTCAAATCAAGGAGAAAATCGCTCAAGAAGATATCAAAACAGCCATCCTGACAGTGCCATCAATCAAGGCACAGGAAGTGGCTGATCTTTTGGTTGAGGCTGGTATTGAGGGCATCCTCTGCTTCTCTCCAGTCAACCTCAATCTTCCACGTCACGTTGTTGTCCAATACGTAGACTTGACTAGCGAACTACAAACCCTGCTCTATTTCATGAAAGAAGAAGAAAAATCAAGGAGAAAGAATGACTAAACCAATTATCGGAATCACAGCCAACGTCAGGCCTAATCCAGCCCATGAAGACATCAACTGGTCCTACGCCCCAACTGGCTTTGTAGAAGGAGTTCAAAGAGCCGGAGGCCTAGCAATCCTACTACCTGTATCCGATCCTTCGGAGGCTAAGACATATATCTCCATGATTGACAAGCTCATCCTCATCGGTGGGCAAAACGTTGACCCTAAATTTTACAATGAAGAAAACCATGCCAGTGAAGACGATTTCTTCCTTGAGCGTGATATCTTTGAAATGGCGCTCATCGAGGAAGCCACTAAGCAGAAGAAACCTATCTTTTCAATCTGTCGTGGTACCCAACTCATGAATGTCGCTCTAGGTGGTAGCCTCCACCAAGACATTGAGAATCACTGGCAAGACAAACCTTCTGATTACCTTTACCACGAAATGATTGTTG
Above is a window of Streptococcus salivarius DNA encoding:
- a CDS encoding GTP pyrophosphokinase, giving the protein MTMDWEEFLDPYIQAVGELKIKLRGIRKQFRKQNRHSPIEFVTGRVKSVASIEEKIALRGLSIENLAQDMQDIAGLRVMVQFVDDVDEVLALLRHRSDMTIVSERDYIRNRKNSGYRSYHVIISYPVDTIDGRKEILAEIQIRTLAMNFWATIEHSLNYKYQGNFPEEIKLRLETTARMAYELDEEMRKIRDDIREAQLLFDPINRTLKDSVGNSDDTDEDLFG
- a CDS encoding CYTH domain-containing protein, which translates into the protein MNHLEIEYKTLLTKDEYNRLAMLFSHVTPVTQTNYYIDTPQSDMRNKKLSLRIRTLPTHGELTLKIPEKVGNMEYNVTMDSADAKALTKSLDFPDCQIKSILLERGVKLEDLTILGHLTTTRREYQTNIGLMALDVNVYADKKDYELELEVSDAEKGKDDFDAFLKENNIDFKYAKSKVARFVATLKRDKD
- a CDS encoding ribose-phosphate diphosphokinase, with protein sequence MVHQKANPQLKLFSLSSNPEIAEKIAEATGLPLGKVSSRQFSDGEIMINIEESVRGDDIYIIQSTSNPVNDHLWELLIMIDACKRASANSVNVVMPYFGYARQDRIAASREPITAKLIANMLVKAGVNRVLTLDLHAVQVQGFFDIPVDNLFTMPLFAEYYNKKGFTGSDVVVVSPKNSGVKRARSLADYLDAPIAIIDYAQDDSEREEGYIIGEVEGKTAILVDDILNTGKTFAEAAKILERGGVKDIYAVASHGLFAGGAAEVLNAAPIKEILVTDSVATKEKVPTNVKYISASKLIANATTRIFERQPLSPLFAYTANED
- a CDS encoding cysteine desulfurase family protein; the encoded protein is MVYLDNAATTPLNTAAISAMTHVMTETFGNPSSLHAYGRRASKELREAREEMAKYFEVPARKLIFTSGGTEGNNTAIKGYALANQAKGKHLITTAIEHHSVLHTMAYLEERFGFEVTYIQPENQVITAQQIADALRDDTILVSVMYANNETGQLLPIKEIGDLLANHQAAFHVDAVQVAGKLPIHPEELGADFLSISAHKFHGPKGIGLLYHNDLHFDNLLHGGEQEEKRRASTENLVGIAGMTAAYKHASDHYQDNYQHVEKIRQAFLDTLTIPYEINGGGPSLPHVINISFPGKENGPLLTLLDLAGFAVSTGSACTAGTVDPSHVIQALYGKESDKLKTAIRISLSEENTAEELQALAEKLNQIIGD
- a CDS encoding DUF1831 domain-containing protein, with amino-acid sequence MAFEKSIHLTDCKYRYTISPNVKKFTLRDTTFVQNKIGNYELHRLLEKVPNSGEGFPLKITINKDLTGFKLSITDKSGLRNVNIFKNEDHHILQEKFYFLMQSLVDRNVFEQEEV
- a CDS encoding redox-sensing transcriptional repressor Rex, with amino-acid sequence MTFEKNIPNATAKRLSLYYRIFKRFHRENIDKASSKQIAEAIGIDPATVRRDFSYFGELGRRGFGYDVNKLMTFFAELLNDNATTKVLLVGVGNVGRALLHYRFQERNRMQLVMAFDTDDNELVGTQTEDKIPIYGISQIKEKIAQEDIKTAILTVPSIKAQEVADLLVEAGIEGILCFSPVNLNLPRHVVVQYVDLTSELQTLLYFMKEEEKSRRKND
- a CDS encoding gamma-glutamyl-gamma-aminobutyrate hydrolase family protein — protein: MTKPIIGITANVRPNPAHEDINWSYAPTGFVEGVQRAGGLAILLPVSDPSEAKTYISMIDKLILIGGQNVDPKFYNEENHASEDDFFLERDIFEMALIEEATKQKKPIFSICRGTQLMNVALGGSLHQDIENHWQDKPSDYLYHEMIVEEDSKLAEIYGRETSINSFHHQSIKHLASDLRVIARDPEDNTVEAVESNTPDLRFLGVQWHPELLLDKREEDLKLFEYVVNEL